From Bacillus sp. FSL K6-3431, the proteins below share one genomic window:
- a CDS encoding O-acetylhomoserine aminocarboxypropyltransferase/cysteine synthase family protein, translating into MSEQNFKPETLLLHGGQEPDETGSRGVPVYRTTSYVFENTEHAQKLFGLEVSGNIYSRIMNPTVDVFEKRVALLEGGTAAVALSSGMAAIAFSILNIAHAGDEILAATDLYGGTYNLFAVTLPRYGIKVNFVNPKDPENFRKAITPKTKAIFAEVIGNPSLHILDTEAVAKIAHESNIPLIVDSTFATPYLSRPIEHGADIVVHSATKWIGGHGTAIGGVVVDSGKFDWNNEKFPGFTEPDHSYHGIRFGIDVPDAAFATKLRVQLLRDFGPCLSPDNAFIFLQGLETLHLRITKHVENAKAVAEYLQQNDAVEWVAYPGLKSHPSYELAQKYFPKGAGAIVNFGIKGGREAGRNTIDNVKLFSHVANVGDAKSLIIHPASTTHQQLSGDDLKATGVTEELIRLAVGLEAIEDITADLEQAIAKSVEATTK; encoded by the coding sequence ATGTCAGAACAAAACTTTAAGCCAGAAACTTTATTACTTCATGGTGGGCAAGAGCCTGATGAAACAGGGTCACGAGGTGTACCAGTTTATAGAACAACTTCTTATGTATTCGAAAACACGGAGCATGCTCAAAAACTATTTGGTTTAGAGGTTTCTGGAAATATTTATTCTCGAATCATGAACCCGACAGTCGACGTATTTGAAAAGCGAGTCGCATTGTTAGAAGGCGGAACTGCCGCAGTTGCATTATCATCTGGAATGGCTGCTATTGCATTTTCAATCTTAAATATTGCACATGCAGGTGATGAAATTTTAGCTGCTACAGATTTATATGGTGGAACATACAATTTGTTCGCTGTAACGCTCCCAAGATACGGAATTAAAGTAAACTTTGTTAACCCGAAAGATCCGGAAAACTTCCGTAAAGCAATAACTCCGAAAACGAAAGCAATTTTTGCAGAAGTTATCGGCAACCCAAGCTTGCATATTCTTGATACTGAAGCAGTTGCTAAGATTGCGCATGAAAGCAATATTCCGTTAATCGTAGACAGTACATTTGCAACTCCATACTTAAGCAGACCGATTGAACACGGTGCAGATATTGTCGTCCATTCAGCTACAAAATGGATTGGTGGTCATGGAACAGCAATAGGTGGAGTTGTTGTAGACAGCGGAAAATTTGATTGGAACAATGAGAAATTCCCTGGATTCACTGAGCCTGACCATTCGTATCACGGCATCCGTTTTGGCATCGATGTACCAGATGCAGCATTTGCTACTAAATTACGTGTTCAGCTGCTACGTGACTTTGGACCTTGCTTAAGTCCTGACAATGCGTTCATTTTCTTGCAAGGATTGGAAACATTACATCTACGCATTACGAAACATGTGGAGAATGCAAAAGCAGTGGCAGAATATTTACAACAAAATGATGCAGTTGAGTGGGTTGCATATCCTGGTCTTAAAAGTCATCCATCATATGAACTTGCACAGAAGTATTTCCCTAAAGGTGCTGGAGCGATCGTGAACTTTGGAATAAAAGGTGGCCGCGAAGCTGGTAGAAATACAATAGATAATGTCAAACTGTTTTCTCATGTTGCTAATGTTGGAGATGCTAAATCATTGATTATTCACCCTGCTTCTACTACACATCAGCAGTTAAGTGGAGATGATTTAAAAGCAACAGGTGTAACAGAGGAATTGATTCGCCTTGCAGTTGGATTAGAGGCAATTGAAGATATAACAGCAGATCTGGAACAAGCAATCGCAAAATCTGTTGAAGCTACTACTAAATAA
- the cls gene encoding cardiolipin synthase codes for MTLTTVTAILLSMVVILNIVLAGFVIFLERRDVGATWAWLLVLFFIPIAGFILYLIFGQNLSRKKIFSWKDKNKIGIMEITKYQIELLRKGEFPFHGNKTAKYKDLVYMLLVNDSAVLTQDNKVDIFIDGNDKFRSLIHDIKNAKDHIHFVYYIWRNDRLGNEVLEALIQKARDGVQVKVLHDAMGSRRLPRKFFRPLIDAGGNVSAFFPAILPHLNLQVNYRNHRKLVILDGKAGYIGGFNIGDEYLGLDKRFGNWRDTHLKISGKAVYALQTRFILDWNQASVTPIRYDDRLFPEIQPKGKTDVQIVSSGPDSEWEQIKYGMIKMISSAKNYIYIQTPYFIPDASVLDAIKIAALSGVDVRVMIPNKPDHPFVYWATYSNVGAILQTGAKVYTYENGFVHAKAIVADGKIATVGTANMDVRSFRLNFEVNAFLYDEELVGELVDIFNKDMEQSKELTLEEYQKRPLYIRFKESVSRLLSPVL; via the coding sequence ATGACACTTACTACAGTTACGGCTATATTGTTAAGCATGGTCGTCATTTTGAATATTGTGTTAGCTGGATTTGTTATATTCTTAGAACGCAGGGATGTAGGTGCTACCTGGGCGTGGCTACTTGTATTATTTTTTATACCTATAGCTGGATTTATACTTTATTTAATCTTTGGTCAAAATCTAAGTAGAAAAAAGATATTTAGCTGGAAAGATAAAAATAAAATCGGCATTATGGAAATTACTAAATATCAGATTGAATTGCTACGAAAAGGGGAGTTTCCATTTCACGGTAATAAGACAGCTAAATATAAAGATTTAGTATATATGCTACTCGTGAACGACAGCGCTGTCCTTACTCAAGATAATAAAGTAGATATATTCATTGACGGTAATGACAAATTTCGGTCACTTATTCATGATATTAAGAACGCCAAAGACCATATACATTTTGTATACTATATATGGCGGAATGATCGTTTAGGAAATGAAGTGCTTGAAGCGTTAATACAAAAAGCGCGTGATGGGGTGCAAGTAAAGGTGCTGCATGACGCGATGGGATCCAGAAGACTACCCCGGAAGTTCTTTCGTCCACTCATTGATGCCGGTGGAAATGTGAGTGCATTCTTCCCTGCTATATTGCCTCATCTCAATTTACAAGTTAATTATCGCAATCACCGTAAGCTTGTCATTCTCGATGGGAAAGCCGGTTATATTGGTGGTTTCAATATAGGTGATGAATATCTTGGCCTGGATAAGAGGTTTGGCAATTGGAGAGATACGCATTTGAAGATTAGTGGAAAAGCGGTATATGCATTACAAACTCGTTTTATTCTTGATTGGAATCAAGCATCAGTAACTCCAATTAGGTACGACGATAGACTTTTCCCTGAAATACAGCCTAAAGGTAAAACCGATGTACAAATTGTATCTAGTGGTCCTGATTCGGAATGGGAACAAATTAAATATGGAATGATAAAAATGATTAGTTCTGCTAAAAATTACATCTATATTCAAACGCCGTATTTTATTCCAGATGCAAGTGTATTGGATGCAATCAAAATTGCTGCTTTATCAGGCGTAGATGTAAGGGTAATGATACCTAACAAGCCTGATCATCCTTTTGTTTACTGGGCAACGTACTCAAATGTAGGAGCAATTCTACAGACGGGTGCGAAGGTATATACATATGAAAATGGCTTCGTTCATGCGAAAGCAATTGTAGCCGATGGGAAGATAGCTACCGTCGGTACTGCCAATATGGATGTACGTAGCTTCCGACTTAACTTTGAAGTGAATGCATTTCTGTATGATGAAGAACTCGTTGGAGAGCTTGTCGATATTTTTAACAAAGATATGGAACAATCGAAGGAGCTTACATTAGAAGAGTATCAAAAACGTCCACTATATATAAGATTTAAAGAATCCGTTTCACGCTTACTATCACCAGTTCTTTAA
- a CDS encoding redoxin domain-containing protein produces the protein MKKNIFGLIVIVILISIVTVNIVKEVQAKKAEELAQEEFLMESSTKEAQVDTAAPGLTTGDQPPDFELETLDGESIKLSDYKGKKVILNFWATWCPPCKAEMPHMENYYKTAAENDNVEIIAVNLTNAERGVNKRDKISKFIKEYELTFPIPLDEKGNVGNEYQILTIPTTYMIDSNGFIHKRIVGPMDEEMIGKLVKEMK, from the coding sequence GTGAAGAAAAATATTTTTGGGTTAATAGTTATCGTGATTTTAATCAGTATTGTTACAGTGAATATTGTAAAAGAAGTACAAGCAAAAAAAGCAGAGGAATTGGCCCAAGAAGAATTTTTAATGGAATCATCAACAAAGGAAGCACAAGTAGATACTGCTGCACCTGGGCTAACAACAGGAGATCAACCACCCGACTTCGAATTGGAAACACTGGATGGTGAATCAATTAAACTGTCTGATTATAAAGGCAAAAAAGTGATTTTGAATTTTTGGGCGACTTGGTGTCCCCCATGTAAGGCGGAAATGCCTCATATGGAGAACTATTACAAAACGGCTGCCGAGAATGATAATGTTGAAATAATTGCAGTAAATTTAACGAATGCAGAACGTGGTGTCAATAAAAGAGACAAAATCAGCAAATTTATTAAAGAGTATGAATTAACATTTCCAATACCTCTAGATGAAAAAGGAAATGTTGGTAATGAATATCAAATACTAACAATACCAACAACGTATATGATTGATAGTAATGGATTTATTCATAAACGAATTGTCGGTCCAATGGATGAAGAAATGATTGGAAAATTAGTTAAGGAAATGAAGTAG
- a CDS encoding murein hydrolase activator EnvC family protein — protein sequence MNKHSLLSFSLAAVLGLGTIFSGAGAALGANLSDLEQEKSNIQNKRSNIGNSINEKENKIIDIVSEQSQLEVEMKRIESEIADTDSKIAEKEKQISDTKAEIERLREEIEDLKERIEARNEMLRERARTIQMNGGSVKYIDIVLGAESFGDLVDRVSAMSTLVKADREIIEEQAKDKKQLEDNQKLVEEKLASLTEMLSELETLKSDLKNQNARKAEVMKALDVEKKHVESEKMSLEEESAILASQDEAIQKAIDMERNRLAEEAARQAKEEAERQADAERKASEQAEQSSVASNTTKKQTSSSSSSAGSTSSSSNSSNSNVSKGPSVGKPPVTSGLFMKPANGYYSSGFGYRASFGGMHYGTDIAASGTVPIVAAAAGVVIRSEFSPSYGNVVYISHHLEGKTYTTVYAHMSSLSVSSGASVSKGQQLGYMGNTGQSFGQHLHFELHLGPWNGAKSNAVDPRGYIN from the coding sequence TTGAATAAACACTCATTACTTTCATTTTCATTGGCCGCCGTTTTAGGGTTAGGAACTATTTTTTCAGGCGCAGGAGCAGCATTAGGTGCAAATTTATCAGATTTAGAACAGGAAAAGTCAAACATACAAAATAAACGGTCGAATATTGGGAACTCCATTAATGAAAAAGAAAATAAAATTATTGACATTGTATCAGAACAAAGTCAATTAGAAGTTGAAATGAAAAGAATTGAATCCGAAATAGCGGATACAGATAGTAAAATTGCTGAAAAAGAAAAACAAATTTCTGACACAAAAGCCGAGATTGAAAGATTACGGGAAGAAATAGAGGACTTAAAAGAAAGGATCGAAGCTAGAAATGAAATGCTTCGTGAACGGGCCCGTACTATCCAAATGAACGGTGGATCTGTGAAATACATAGATATTGTGCTTGGTGCTGAAAGTTTCGGTGATTTGGTCGATAGGGTTTCTGCAATGTCGACATTAGTTAAAGCAGATAGAGAAATTATTGAAGAGCAAGCGAAAGATAAGAAGCAGCTTGAGGATAATCAGAAGCTAGTAGAAGAGAAACTTGCTAGTTTAACAGAAATGTTATCCGAATTAGAAACATTGAAGTCAGACTTAAAAAATCAAAATGCTAGAAAAGCAGAAGTTATGAAGGCTTTAGATGTTGAGAAAAAGCATGTTGAAAGTGAAAAAATGAGCTTAGAAGAAGAATCAGCAATACTTGCATCACAAGATGAAGCGATCCAAAAAGCAATTGATATGGAAAGAAATCGTTTAGCAGAAGAAGCAGCCCGTCAAGCAAAAGAAGAAGCTGAGCGTCAAGCAGACGCGGAGCGTAAAGCAAGCGAGCAGGCAGAGCAGAGTTCTGTAGCATCTAATACTACGAAGAAACAAACAAGTAGTAGTAGCAGTAGCGCTGGGAGTACTAGTAGTTCAAGTAATTCTAGTAACTCCAATGTTTCAAAAGGCCCTAGTGTTGGCAAGCCACCAGTTACATCCGGTTTGTTTATGAAGCCTGCGAATGGCTATTACTCTTCAGGATTTGGCTATCGTGCGAGTTTTGGTGGTATGCATTACGGAACTGACATTGCCGCTAGTGGTACGGTTCCAATTGTTGCAGCAGCAGCTGGTGTTGTAATAAGATCCGAATTTTCTCCAAGCTACGGAAATGTTGTATACATTTCTCACCATCTTGAAGGAAAAACATATACAACGGTTTATGCACATATGAGTAGTCTGAGTGTTTCATCAGGAGCATCAGTGTCAAAAGGTCAGCAACTTGGCTACATGGGGAACACTGGTCAATCCTTTGGCCAACATTTACATTTTGAGTTACACCTAGGTCCATGGAATGGTGCAAAATCTAATGCTGTTGATCCTCGGGGATATATTAATTAA